Within Streptomyces sp. SS1-1, the genomic segment CACCCGCTTGGGGGTGTCCTCCTCCAGCTCGCTCAGCCCACAGGCGCGTACGAAGGCCATCAGACCGACGCCTCCAGCTCTTCATCGATCCGCTCGAGCAGCCGGGACTGGAGGTCCTCGACGCCGATCTGCTGGACCAGTTCGGCGAAGAAGCCGCGGACGACCAGACGGCGGGCCTCGTCGGCCGGGATGCCGCGGGCCATCAGGTAGAAGAGCTGCTCGTCGTCGAAGCGGCCGGTCGCGGAGGCGTGGCCGGCGCCGACGATCTCACCGGTCTCGATCTCCAGGTTCGGCACGGAGTCGACGCGGGCGCCGTCGGTCAGAACCAGGTTGCGGTTCATCTCGTAGGTGTCCGTGCCCTCGGCCGCGGCCTCGATGAGGACGTCGCCGATCCATACGGCGTGCGCGTCCTCGCCCTGCAGCGCGCCCTTGTAGACGACGTTGGACTTGCAGTGCGGGGTGTTGTGGGTGACCAGGAGACGGTGCTCCTGGTGCTGCCCGGCGTCGGTGAAGTACAGGCCGAACAGCTCGGCCTCGCCGCCGGGGCCGGCGTACTCGACGCGCGGGTTCAGCCGGACGACGTCGCCGCCGAAGGTGACGACGACCGACTTGAAGGAGGCGTCGCGGCCCACGAGGGCGTTGTGCTGGGCGATGTGCACGGCCTTGTCGTCCCAGTCCTGGACGGAGACGACGGTCAGCTTGGCGCCGTCGCCCAGGACGTACTCGACGTTGGCGGCGAGCACGGCGTCACCGGTGTGGTCGATGACGACGACGGCCTCGGCGAACGCGCCCAGCTCGATGACCTGGTGGCCGTAGCGGACCCCGCCCTCGCCGTGCACGGCGATGCGGATGGGCTCGGTGAGGACCGTCTCCTTGGGGACGGTGACCACGCCGGCCTGCTCGAAGGACGAGTACGCCTGGGCGGCGACGCGGTCCACGGGCGTGCCCGCACGGCCGAGCCGGGCGTCGTCGCGGCCGACGGTCTCGACGACGACGCCGTCGGGCGCCGACACGGTGACCTTGACGCCCTCGCCGGCCTCGACGGCGGTGCCGTCGTGCAGGCCGCGCAGGCGCTCCAGCGGGGTGAACCGCCACTCCTCCTCGCGGCCGTGCGGGACGGGGAAGTCCGCCACGTCGAAGGACGGGGGCGCGCTCATGCGCGAGACGACGGTCGACTCCGCGGCCACCGCGATCGAGCCGGCGGTGGTTGAACCCACCGGGATGTTATGGGCCTCAGCCATGGCTGTCGGTCTGCTCTCTTCCTACGTTTACGATCTTCGGCCCGCCGCTGGGGCGGGCCGCCTGCTGCCGGAGCGGAGGGCGGGTGCTAGCCGACCGCGCCTTCCATCTGCAGCTCGATCAGCCGGTTGAGCTCGAGGGCGTACTCCATCGGCAGCTCCTTGGCGATCGGCTCGACGAAGCCGCGCACGATCATCGCCATCGCCTCGTCCTCGCTCAGACCGCGGCTCATCAGGTAGAAGAGCTGGTCCTCGGAGACCTTGGAGACGGTCGCCTCGTGGCCCATGGAGACGTCGTCCTCGCGGACGTCGACGTACGGGTAGGTGTCCGACCGCGAGATCGTGTCGACGAGCAGGGCGTCGCAGAGCACGTTCGACTTGGCGCCCGGGGCGCCCTCGCCGATCTCGATCAGACCGCGGTAGGAGGTACGGCCGCCGCCGCGCGCCACCGACTTGGAGACGATGTTGGAGGACGTGTTCGGGGCCATGTGGACCATCTTGGCGCCGGCGTCCTGGTGCTGGCCCGCGCCGGCGAAGGCGATGGACAGGGTCTCGCCCTTGGCGTGCTCGCCCATCAGGTAGACGGCCGGGTACTTCATCGTCACCTTGGAGCCGATGTTGCCGTCGATCCACTCCATGGTGGCGCCCTCGTAGGCGACGGCGCGCTTGGTGACCAGGTTGTAGACGTTGTTCGACCAGTTCTGGATGGTCGTGTAGCGGCAGCGGGCGTTCTTCTTGACGATGATCTCGACGACCGCGGAGTGCAGCGAGTCCGACTTGTAGATCGGGGCGGTGCAGCCCTCGACGTAGTGCACGTAGGCACCCTCGTCGACGATGATCAGGGTCCGCTCGAACTGGCCCATGTTCTCGGTGTTGATCCGGAAGTAGGCCTGGAGCGGGATCTCGACGTGCACGCCCTTCGGCACGTAGATGAAGGAGCCGCCGGACCACACCGCGGTGTTCAGCGCGGCGAACTTGTTGTCACCGGCCGGGATGACGGTGCCGAAGTACTCCTTGAAGAGCTCCGGGTGCTCCTTGAGGGCGGTGTCGGTGTC encodes:
- the sufD gene encoding Fe-S cluster assembly protein SufD, with amino-acid sequence MAEAHNIPVGSTTAGSIAVAAESTVVSRMSAPPSFDVADFPVPHGREEEWRFTPLERLRGLHDGTAVEAGEGVKVTVSAPDGVVVETVGRDDARLGRAGTPVDRVAAQAYSSFEQAGVVTVPKETVLTEPIRIAVHGEGGVRYGHQVIELGAFAEAVVVIDHTGDAVLAANVEYVLGDGAKLTVVSVQDWDDKAVHIAQHNALVGRDASFKSVVVTFGGDVVRLNPRVEYAGPGGEAELFGLYFTDAGQHQEHRLLVTHNTPHCKSNVVYKGALQGEDAHAVWIGDVLIEAAAEGTDTYEMNRNLVLTDGARVDSVPNLEIETGEIVGAGHASATGRFDDEQLFYLMARGIPADEARRLVVRGFFAELVQQIGVEDLQSRLLERIDEELEASV
- the sufB gene encoding Fe-S cluster assembly protein SufB, whose protein sequence is MTLPTETAHPELEGLGTYEYGWADSDEAGAAAKRGLNEDVVRDISGKKSEPEWMTKLRLKGLKLFEKKPMPNWGSDLSGIDFDNIKYFVRSTEKQAASWEELPEDIKNTYDKLGIPEAEKQRLVAGVAAQYESEVVYHQIREDLEEQGVIFLDTDTALKEHPELFKEYFGTVIPAGDNKFAALNTAVWSGGSFIYVPKGVHVEIPLQAYFRINTENMGQFERTLIIVDEGAYVHYVEGCTAPIYKSDSLHSAVVEIIVKKNARCRYTTIQNWSNNVYNLVTKRAVAYEGATMEWIDGNIGSKVTMKYPAVYLMGEHAKGETLSIAFAGAGQHQDAGAKMVHMAPNTSSNIVSKSVARGGGRTSYRGLIEIGEGAPGAKSNVLCDALLVDTISRSDTYPYVDVREDDVSMGHEATVSKVSEDQLFYLMSRGLSEDEAMAMIVRGFVEPIAKELPMEYALELNRLIELQMEGAVG